Proteins encoded together in one Micromonospora auratinigra window:
- a CDS encoding SRPBCC family protein translates to MTTRDGADNFAEAAQPGAGEVTATVVVDAPAERVFAALTAWERQSDWIPFTQVRVVEGDGGEGSLVEAVTALGPAVLRDEMRVVRVDAPFEVGVVHCGKLLRGPGVLRCTPMERDRTQVVWHEWFHLPGGTAGRVAWPVLWPGSKFSLTQALKKFARLVEQGRLP, encoded by the coding sequence GTGACCACCCGCGACGGCGCGGACAACTTCGCCGAGGCCGCCCAGCCGGGCGCGGGTGAGGTCACCGCGACGGTGGTCGTCGACGCCCCGGCCGAGCGGGTCTTCGCGGCGCTGACCGCCTGGGAGCGGCAGTCCGACTGGATCCCGTTCACCCAGGTCCGGGTGGTCGAGGGTGACGGCGGCGAGGGCAGCCTGGTCGAGGCGGTCACCGCGCTCGGCCCCGCCGTGCTGCGCGACGAGATGCGGGTGGTCCGGGTGGACGCCCCGTTCGAGGTCGGGGTGGTGCACTGCGGCAAGCTGCTGCGGGGACCGGGCGTGCTGCGCTGCACCCCGATGGAACGGGACCGGACCCAGGTGGTCTGGCACGAGTGGTTCCACCTGCCCGGCGGGACCGCCGGCCGGGTGGCCTGGCCGGTGCTCTGGCCCGGCTCGAAGTTCAGCCTCACCCAGGCGCTGAAGAAGTTCGCCCGGCTGGTCGAGCAGGGCCGGCTGCCCTGA
- a CDS encoding DNA-3-methyladenine glycosylase I, translated as MTDLVTGADGLPRCAWGASTPDYAAYHDEEWGRPLRGDDALYERLTLEAFQSGLSWLTILRKRPAFRRAFDGFRIERVAGYGEADVARLLADVGIVRNRAKVEAAIANARAALELPDGLSALLWSYAPPARAARPGSFAEVPAITAESTAMAKALKKRGFRFVGPTTAYALMQATGMVDDHLAGCHVTRGPAGA; from the coding sequence GTGACTGACCTGGTGACCGGCGCCGACGGGCTGCCCCGCTGCGCCTGGGGGGCGAGCACCCCGGACTACGCCGCCTACCACGACGAGGAATGGGGCCGGCCGCTGCGCGGCGACGACGCGCTCTACGAGCGGTTGACCCTGGAGGCGTTCCAGTCCGGGCTGTCCTGGCTGACCATCCTGCGCAAGCGGCCCGCGTTCCGGCGCGCCTTCGACGGGTTCCGCATCGAACGGGTCGCCGGCTACGGCGAGGCCGACGTGGCCAGGCTGCTGGCCGACGTCGGGATCGTCCGCAACCGGGCCAAGGTCGAGGCGGCGATCGCCAACGCCCGGGCCGCCCTGGAGCTGCCCGACGGCCTCTCCGCGCTGCTCTGGTCGTACGCGCCACCGGCCCGGGCGGCCCGACCCGGGTCGTTCGCGGAGGTCCCGGCGATCACCGCCGAGTCCACCGCGATGGCCAAGGCGCTCAAGAAGCGCGGCTTCCGCTTCGTCGGCCCGACCACCGCGTACGCGCTGATGCAGGCCACCGGCATGGTCGACGACCACCTCGCCGGCTGCCACGTGACCCGGGGCCCGGCCGGGGCGTGA